Proteins encoded by one window of Bacillota bacterium LX-D:
- the cysK gene encoding cysteine synthase A: MGIAKNLTDLIGNTPLLELGGYGASQKLNAKLLGKLEYFNPAGSVKDRVAYAMIKDAEEKGLINKDTVIIEPTSGNTGVGLAFVASARGYRLILTMPETMSIERRNLLKALGAELVLTPGAQGMPGAIKKSEELAQEIENSFIPQQFNNPSNPEAHRQTTALEIWKDTDGKIDIFVAGIGTGGTITGVGEVLKEKNPNIKVVGVEPFDSPVLSGGQPGPHRLQGIGAGFKPKVLNLDIVDEIIKVKTEEAYTAVRELAKREGLLVGISSGAAVHAAKELAKREENKEKNIVVLLPDTGERYLSTDLFN, encoded by the coding sequence TGCCAAAAATTTAACTGATTTAATTGGAAATACTCCTTTGCTGGAATTGGGAGGCTATGGTGCTAGTCAAAAATTAAATGCTAAACTGCTTGGGAAGTTGGAGTATTTTAACCCTGCCGGCAGTGTTAAAGACCGGGTAGCTTACGCTATGATTAAAGATGCGGAAGAAAAAGGCTTAATCAATAAAGATACGGTTATTATTGAGCCTACCAGCGGCAATACCGGAGTAGGTTTAGCCTTTGTAGCATCAGCTAGAGGTTATAGACTGATTTTAACTATGCCTGAGACGATGAGTATTGAGCGCAGAAATTTGTTGAAAGCTTTAGGTGCTGAGCTGGTTTTAACACCTGGAGCCCAAGGAATGCCAGGAGCGATTAAGAAATCGGAAGAGTTGGCTCAGGAAATAGAAAACTCCTTTATTCCTCAACAATTTAATAATCCCAGTAATCCTGAAGCCCATCGTCAGACCACAGCTTTAGAGATATGGAAGGATACAGATGGGAAAATAGATATTTTCGTAGCTGGCATTGGTACTGGTGGTACGATTACAGGAGTTGGTGAAGTACTCAAAGAGAAAAACCCCAACATTAAAGTAGTCGGCGTGGAACCTTTTGATTCTCCTGTATTGTCAGGAGGACAGCCTGGGCCTCACCGCCTTCAAGGCATTGGAGCAGGCTTTAAACCAAAAGTCTTAAATTTAGATATAGTTGATGAAATAATTAAAGTAAAAACAGAAGAGGCCTATACTGCTGTGCGGGAATTGGCTAAACGGGAAGGTTTGTTAGTAGGAATATCCTCTGGGGCCGCTGTCCACGCAGCAAAGGAATTAGCAAAGAGAGAAGAAAATAAAGAGAAAAATATTGTTGTGTTGCTTCCCGATACGGGAGAAAGGTATTTATCTACAGATCTTTTTAATTAA
- a CDS encoding DUF1638 domain-containing protein codes for MNNTKLIACRTLEDEINAIKPQNIDCEFLEYALHNTPDVLKNKLTDAIIQDKDHDTLLLGYGLCSNSTAGLKSDRHTIVIPKVHDCISLLLGSRTKYHQEFDRFPATYYLSKGWIKQKGDPLSSYKRYCEKYGEENAKYVMDVEYANYQRVAYIHTLGNDADDVEYSKEVAKFLKVEFVEIEGSLRIFEKLLNAEWDKEFIINRPGMIISASSFV; via the coding sequence ATGAATAATACAAAATTAATTGCTTGTCGGACATTAGAAGATGAGATTAATGCCATTAAGCCGCAAAATATTGACTGTGAATTTTTAGAATATGCACTTCATAATACTCCGGATGTATTGAAAAATAAACTTACAGATGCAATTATACAAGACAAGGACCATGATACATTACTCTTAGGTTATGGTTTATGTTCAAATAGTACTGCAGGGCTAAAATCAGATAGGCATACAATAGTCATTCCAAAAGTTCATGATTGTATAAGCCTCTTATTAGGCTCAAGAACTAAATATCATCAAGAGTTTGATCGGTTTCCAGCAACATACTATTTAAGTAAAGGATGGATTAAGCAAAAAGGAGACCCTTTGTCTAGTTATAAGCGATACTGTGAGAAGTATGGAGAAGAAAATGCTAAGTACGTGATGGATGTTGAATATGCTAATTATCAAAGAGTTGCATATATCCATACTTTGGGAAATGATGCTGATGATGTTGAGTACAGCAAGGAGGTTGCTAAGTTTCTTAAAGTTGAGTTTGTTGAAATAGAAGGTTCTTTAAGAATTTTTGAAAAGTTATTAAATGCAGAATGGGATAAAGAATTTATTATTAATCGTCCAGGAATGATTATATCTGCATCATCATTTGTATAA
- a CDS encoding spore coat protein: MANIIQNLAGIGDLTEQVIATDFLISAKAGVRNYAAALSETATPEVREVLRRQLNAAIETHEKITNYMIDKGYYHVLNPQEQIQVDMKAADTVLNIQQ, encoded by the coding sequence GTGGCCAATATAATTCAGAATCTCGCAGGTATAGGTGATCTGACGGAACAGGTCATTGCAACTGATTTTTTAATCTCTGCCAAAGCCGGTGTCCGCAACTATGCAGCTGCCTTATCAGAAACTGCAACGCCGGAAGTTAGAGAAGTACTTCGCAGACAGTTAAATGCTGCCATTGAGACCCACGAAAAAATAACAAATTATATGATAGACAAAGGCTATTATCATGTTCTCAACCCCCAAGAACAAATACAGGTAGACATGAAAGCTGCTGACACAGTTCTAAACATTCAGCAATAG
- a CDS encoding spore coat protein — protein METRKRLAPHESFELHELLTFKNVCAAKSVAMGKLVADEELKKLLQQDFRMGQEHIKELQSLIQASDFDPIRTTEISAEEGSTVRH, from the coding sequence TTGGAAACAAGAAAGAGACTGGCACCCCATGAATCCTTTGAACTCCACGAATTACTTACTTTTAAAAATGTTTGCGCTGCTAAGTCAGTTGCAATGGGGAAATTAGTTGCCGATGAAGAATTAAAAAAACTGTTACAACAGGATTTTAGAATGGGACAAGAACACATTAAGGAATTACAAAGCCTTATTCAAGCTTCAGATTTTGACCCAATTAGGACTACTGAGATTTCAGCAGAGGAAGGAAGCACTGTCCGTCACTAA
- a CDS encoding zinc-dependent alcohol dehydrogenase, with translation MKAVTYQGIKDVRIKEVPAPSIHKPDDIIVKLTTTAICGSDLHLIHGMVPNLPENYIIGHEPMGIVEEVGPEVTKVKKGDRVIIPFNVSCGECYFCKHGLTSQCDNSNPHGEVGAYFGYSETFGGYPGGQAEYMRVPYGNFTPFRIPDDCEVEDEELVLLADAACTAYWSVDHAGVKDGDTVIVLGCGPVGLLAQKFCWLKGAKRVIAVDYVEYRLEHAKKYNGVEVVNFEKQENVGEYLREITQGGADVVIDCVGMDGKMTPLEYLATGMKLQGGAMGAIVTATQAVRKGGTIQITGAYGSRYNAFPLGDIFNRNINLKTGQAPVIPYMWHVYKLIADGKVNLGDIVTHKLPLDQAEHGYEVFDTKTDGCIKVVLKPMLH, from the coding sequence ACCGGACGACATTATCGTCAAGCTGACAACTACAGCAATTTGCGGCTCGGATTTGCACCTTATTCACGGTATGGTTCCCAATCTGCCGGAAAACTATATTATCGGCCATGAGCCCATGGGAATTGTAGAGGAAGTAGGGCCCGAAGTCACAAAAGTAAAAAAAGGAGACCGGGTAATTATCCCTTTTAATGTAAGCTGCGGAGAATGTTATTTCTGCAAACATGGTCTAACTAGTCAGTGTGATAATTCTAACCCTCACGGAGAAGTAGGAGCATATTTTGGCTATTCTGAAACCTTCGGCGGCTACCCTGGAGGCCAGGCTGAATATATGCGGGTTCCCTATGGTAATTTTACTCCTTTCCGGATTCCTGACGATTGTGAAGTAGAAGATGAAGAATTAGTATTACTAGCCGATGCTGCCTGCACTGCCTATTGGAGTGTAGATCACGCCGGTGTCAAAGATGGAGATACGGTAATTGTCCTAGGCTGTGGGCCTGTGGGACTTTTAGCCCAAAAATTCTGCTGGCTGAAAGGTGCCAAAAGAGTCATTGCCGTAGACTACGTAGAATACCGCCTAGAGCATGCCAAAAAGTATAATGGAGTGGAAGTAGTCAATTTTGAAAAACAAGAAAATGTTGGAGAGTATTTGCGAGAAATTACTCAAGGCGGTGCTGATGTAGTCATCGACTGCGTAGGCATGGATGGAAAAATGACACCTCTTGAATACCTGGCAACAGGTATGAAGCTGCAAGGAGGAGCCATGGGGGCTATTGTTACTGCCACGCAAGCAGTGCGCAAAGGAGGAACTATTCAAATCACCGGCGCTTACGGTTCCAGATATAACGCCTTCCCCCTTGGGGATATTTTCAACCGCAACATTAATCTAAAAACAGGACAAGCACCAGTCATTCCCTATATGTGGCACGTGTACAAATTAATTGCCGACGGAAAAGTTAATCTCGGGGACATTGTTACCCACAAGCTGCCTTTAGATCAGGCAGAACATGGCTATGAAGTTTTTGATACTAAAACCGACGGCTGCATTAAAGTGGTTCTAAAACCAATGTTACACTAA